The genomic segment TCTAGTGACATATTAGCGACGAAGTTCGTAGCTTGTAGAGTTTCGAGTTTAACTTTCACAGTTTAGACTAACACAATATTCATGTTCTTCCAGGATATTAGTCCCAATTCTGAGCAAGGGAAAAAAGCATCGACGAAAACGGAAAGCAAGAGAGAAGCAATCTCTAAGACCAAAACTTCAGAGAAAGCTACAACTATACATTCTGAACCTTCATGTTCTGCCCCATCTCCTGCACCATTCGGATTAATGGGCTATGCCTCGCCTCCAAGTCCAGTGACTCAAGCACCAGTAGATATGACAAGGCCTGTAATGGCTAATACCGCGTCCAATATTCTCTACCATAACCAATGTTCATATCCTGTTTTCCCAATGTATCCACCAAATTCTGTCATGCCTTTAGTATATTGGCCTCAACCTAATGCGTTCGCGCCATTTCCTTACCCTTCTTCCTATAGATATATTGCACCTGGAAGTTGCATTTCAGGACAACCATATTCTTACTACAGTCATCATCCTTTGATTCCAGAAACTTTAGGGACTGGTGAGAAACAAAATGGAGGATCAGATGAGGCTAAAAGGGAGTCCAATAGCAGTTCAAGCAGTACAGATTCAAGAAAGAAGTAAAACAAACTTTAGTGCTAAGAAGTTAAAGCAATTCGTATTTCTTCTCTCTCGAAAAACCGAGGGGGTCCACTGGGATGTCCATAATTGtagcattttcttcatttcagaTCAACATAAGACAAAGTAAGTGGACCTGACCTATTAAATCATGACCATATACactattttaatattcaaaTTTGACAGAGATGAAATTTGAGCAAGAGCAGTTGATCTTTCCGTGGAGCAGCATTTTTCTTCTTGATGAAAAGTTGTTCCGTGGAAGCAACTTGTAGTCATATCTGAAAAAATTGGTCTTTAGGAGTGAAAACAGTTTGCATGATAATCATTTCATTCACGTAACACCAAAACCATTAAAGTTGTGGAAAAGCTTTTGTCACTGTTAACTTCTAACCATCTCCACTAAATTAAGTCTTGATTGCATCAGCTGGTATTGTCCTCTCTTTCTCCTTTTAATTTCAAGTTCTCACCTTTAAAATTATAGCTCTATTCATCATATTACCATCAGCAGCAGCAGTCATGATGTAGGTGACTGACATTGATTTGACAAATTTAGATTTGCTTATGCAAgggaatctttctcttttgtcTTCTATCTTTTCTTGGTATGCCTGTTAAGGTTATGGTTTGCTACCACCATACACATGAAATGGTTTAACATGATAATATTTCTAACTTTCAGTGTGGGCCTTTTATAATTGAAACATGTAAAGTTTGTTAGGAATTGCAGAATAGCCCTTTAGATTGTGTCTGAAAAAGCGTAAAGACTGTATATCATCCTCAATCTAAAGAGAAAATACACAAACACATCATAAATCCTGGTGTGTGTGCGAGAGACAGAGAAGCTTAAGTACGtgttgttccaaaaaaaaagaaaaagatttagGCCCCAtttgtccatagataccaaaaaaaaaaaaaaaatcacttttttttggaattttggagttggaattggagttggagttgtgtttggccattgtttttgaaattgtagtttttggtgaaatgtagttgccaaaaagtgaaaaaagtaaaaaaaaaattgaaaaacaagttttttgagatTTTGGTATTCcagaatacaacttcaagttgtattcggaattttcatggccaaacgctgattccggaaaaaagtgaataatttttatggccaaacggcaccttagTATACGAACTCcaataagtgaaaaatagtttaaataagCTCCAATTGCATTTATAGAAAGCAAGAGTGCATCTAGTACGGACTTTTATATGTGAAAAGGCATCCACATTGCAATTTCATACTATTTGATATCTTGCTATTTGGTGCTACTGGATTATAGCACTCAAAATAGGGCGAAGAAATCCCTATGACTACAGTAGTTGACATATAAGAGGCAACCCTAGGCCTATGGCAATAAggacagtcaaacctctctataacaacatcgttTGTTCCGATAGTTTTTGGGCTGTAGCGAAATGCTattatagagaacatataatataacataacatgaaagattGGTTCCAGAGAAACATGGTCGTTATAGTGAAATATTGTTATAGAAGATGactattatagagaggtctgacggTATCACTAATCTAGTGAAAGGAGAAGCGTTTCAGCTCTTGTTTATTTAAAAGCAGGGTGCATTATTGACTTGAAAGGACTTGCGAATCGAGGTAAAGCTAGTAAAGCTAGTGCACAATTTCAAGCAAATTGCAGTAGCGCATTGCACAATATTAAAGTAGAGTGCTTGTGTTTGAGCAAGGAGTAGAATAACACAACTTACACAAAATTACCTTGTGATGTACAGCTGACATATATACCAGTGTATGTAGTAAGGAGGTAAAGGTAAGTATACCTGCATTAAGCATAAATATTCCGCCAATACTTCACCAATAGTACCATTACGAAATTCAAAATACAACTTTATCATCTCAGCAATGATGCCTTCTATAAGTGAAATTGCCTTAGACCAATGAACTTGTCTGATGACAAGTTGAAACCAAAAAAATCACAATGCTGACTGACTTTCACTTTTGGAATGTGCGCAATCTTATACCAATCTTCTCCTTGTCCCGGCTCGCAACGCTTCTCCAATATTGCACAACCCAAAATGTTCAAGGACTGAAGGTTCATTCTCTCCATAGACTCTGGCAGTGAGGCAAGATTATCACACTGTAATATGTTCAGTTCCTTGAGAGACGTAAGTTCTCCTAACCACTCAGGCAATAAAGTCAAACTTTGGAATCTACGTACAGAAAGAGATTGCAGATTATGGACATGCCGTAAAGCCTCAGGCAATTGCCACAAAATCAACTCCTTAGGGTGAATAACAGTGTCTTCTCCCGTGTGGAACATTGACAGGCCATCAAGGTGAACACGATGAAGGGAATTCAGGTGTTTAAACTCGTCTGGAAAAGAAACCAACTCTGGACACCCAAAGATTTCCAGTTCCTCCAGGGAAGCTAGGTGCCGGAATCCTTTAGACAGATATTTCAATCTATCAGAGCGGTTGATTGACAATTTACGGACTGAGGTGAGGCCTTGCAATCCCTGATCTGGTAGAGACTCTAGTTGGTTGCAGTAACCAATAAGCAAGGACTTCAATGCAGTGAGGCTTGCCAGGCTGTTAGGCAGTACTTCCAGCTTTGTGAAAGTCCTTATCGACAGTATTTCAAGATTGGTGAGGTTTGTTAGCATCTCTTCAGGTAAAGAAGTTAGTTCCTTGTTGTTATCAATTGTTAAGGAGGTGAGACCGCAAAGATTAGAGATAGAGGCTAGCGTCGTGTTCGAGCATGTCATAATTCTCAAAATTCTGAGTGATAAAAGACGCGGAAATGTCAGCAAAGGGCAGTCTTCGATCCATATTTCGCGAAGACTTGGAAAAAGTTCTTCTCCTTCTTCGATTGAAACTCCTTTTAAATTCGGGAGGTTGCACATCTCAAGTGATTCCAAGGATGGGAACTTTCTTAATCGGGATATTCCGCTTTCAAGGTCACTGTCAATGTACTCCGCATGAATTCCCCTCAGCGAAAGAAATTTCAAACAAGGAAGCTGTACTAGTGGAGAGAGATGTGAGCAGTATTTACAATCATGAAGATAAATGGTAATGATGGTTTCCAAAACTGAAGCCCT from the Lycium ferocissimum isolate CSIRO_LF1 chromosome 11, AGI_CSIRO_Lferr_CH_V1, whole genome shotgun sequence genome contains:
- the LOC132036167 gene encoding uncharacterized protein LOC132036167 isoform X1, whose protein sequence is MRPADASCPSCLFLCIKYGGRTRNLPQNEYVRQRMGRNKLKSFGPVICRMAMLVHIRSGSFFFKALGITLLFMSGFPNDLVQRETKYKNLDLLQKYYRTDEDAEREELFLSHYETDAIVRYATHGQFSPEFVDISPNSEQGKKASTKTESKREAISKTKTSEKATTIHSEPSCSAPSPAPFGLMGYASPPSPVTQAPVDMTRPVMANTASNILYHNQCSYPVFPMYPPNSVMPLVYWPQPNAFAPFPYPSSYRYIAPGSCISGQPYSYYSHHPLIPETLGTGEKQNGGSDEAKRESNSSSSSTDSRKK
- the LOC132036167 gene encoding uncharacterized protein LOC132036167 isoform X2; protein product: MRPADASCPSCLFLCIKYGGRTRNLPQNEYVRQRMGRNKLKSFGPVICRMAMLVHIRSGSFFFKALGITLLFMSGFPNDLVQRETKYKNLDLLQKYYRTDEDAEREELFLSHYETDAIDISPNSEQGKKASTKTESKREAISKTKTSEKATTIHSEPSCSAPSPAPFGLMGYASPPSPVTQAPVDMTRPVMANTASNILYHNQCSYPVFPMYPPNSVMPLVYWPQPNAFAPFPYPSSYRYIAPGSCISGQPYSYYSHHPLIPETLGTGEKQNGGSDEAKRESNSSSSSTDSRKK
- the LOC132038195 gene encoding disease resistance protein RGA2-like, translated to MEAKEALSSKQNLQSLALYWNHSTGCESSKDVDLQVLEALEPHSNLKHLKVSGFRSTTLASWMRASVLETIITIYLHDCKYCSHLSPLVQLPCLKFLSLRGIHAEYIDSDLESGISRLRKFPSLESLEMCNLPNLKGVSIEEGEELFPSLREIWIEDCPLLTFPRLLSLRILRIMTCSNTTLASISNLCGLTSLTIDNNKELTSLPEEMLTNLTNLEILSIRTFTKLEVLPNSLASLTALKSLLIGYCNQLESLPDQGLQGLTSVRKLSINRSDRLKYLSKGFRHLASLEELEIFGCPELVSFPDEFKHLNSLHRVHLDGLSMFHTGEDTVIHPKELILWQLPEALRHVHNLQSLSVRRFQSLTLLPEWLGELTSLKELNILQCDNLASLPESMERMNLQSLNILGCAILEKRCEPGQGEDWYKIAHIPKVKVSQHCDFFGFNLSSDKFIGLRQFHL